The Colletotrichum destructivum chromosome 8, complete sequence genome includes the window ACTGGACCCGCCTGACCATCAACCAGCGCGCTCGGTTCGCTTACATCGGCATGATGGCCTTATTTGGGGGGACTTGGGTGTGGGCGACCATCATTCAGCGCGAGTACGGCTTGAATAAACCAGCCCTGGATTGGGTGGATAACGGTTTCGGCCGCGGCTGGGCACTGTACATTCTGCTGCAGGTCAACTTGTGAGTTGTTAACTCACAAACCTCTCTCATAGTATGACTAACTTGATCATTTCAGTGCTTTGGCTTACAACTACGGCTACTGGCTGGCTGGGTATATGGCTCGTGACACTGCAGAGATCATCAGATTCACGTCGACTGTacgcgccgtcgaggctgccggcggtgccgtGGCATCCGGTATCAGTTCTACCCATGCTCCTGTAAGTATCGGCGAAATCCTCGATTCAAACTTTTCCAAAACGTAAGACAACGACTGACATTGCACTcagctgctggccgccgtgGGAGTCAACTTTGGGCTTTGGGGCCTGGCACTCATTCCGACGTACCTAATTGTGCGAACCATCGGCATAAAGCACTCGGAAGTTGTCTCCGAAGAGGATTCTGGGAAGGGGATCTCTGATTAGAGAGATTTCAGATGAAGAAAAGCTCCGAGCGTAGGCTGGCGATCTGGAAAACACCACTTGTAGGCTCGTCGCACAACTAGACTGGTCCAAATCAAATAATTGGTCCATCAAAAGACAACGTTATCAGTTTCCATGCCAGATAGCAGCTTGTAGATGCGAGAATATCGCCTGCAAACTAGTACTGTTTGCTTGATTCTTTGCGTCGAGTCTGATAAGGATGTCACTACACACTCGACCGGCCTTCCCGCATTGTTTCCTATCGGagttctctctctctctctctctctatttgCAGCGTTGAGAAGCCCCACACCGGAGCGGCTCCGACCTCGCAGACCCCTCCGGAAGTAGtccggcgatggcgaagatCCAAGAACGGAAGTGGATGTTTCCCGAGCACCTCATCGAGAGCCAAGCTTTCGTGATACGTCCAGATAAGTATGCCCTCCAGTCGTTTTCCCGCAGGATCGGCTGATTCCTTGACAACATCACCGTGATCTTGAACCTCTCGTCAGTCGCCTAGGGAGATATTGATCGACGCATCAACGGATTAAACACCCTTGGTAAACGTTGCATAGACTATCAACAGACTCGCACAATGTCGGGAGCCACTTGGCAGAAGGATTTCGAGAAGAACGGCTTCGCCGTCATTCCGTCCGTGATACCTCGCGACAAGGCCGCCCACTACCAAAACCAAGCCTTCGCCTGGCTCCAGTCATTCGACAACCCTGCTTTGGACTTGGCCAACCTCGCGACATGGACACCCGGCAATCTGCCCTTTATCTCCGGGATCAACACCTTCAACCACTACGGCGTCGTCCACGAGAAGTTCATGTGGGACATCCGCCAAGAGCAAGGCGTCATTGACGTCTTCGCCAAAGTCTGGGGCACCGACGAGCTCATCGTCTCGTTCGACGCGCTGAACATCACGCTCCCAAGAAGGCCGGACCATGCGCCCCGGCAGAAGTGGCCGCACGTCGACCAGAGCCCGTACAGAAAGGGACTGGAGTGCGTGCAAGGGATCGTGAACCTGTCCAGGGCAGGGCCCGAAGACGGCGGGTTGACGGTGTATCCGGGAACCCACAAGGTCACCGAGTCGTTCTTCCGCGATCATACCGACAGGGCCCAGTGGACGAGGAAGGACTTCTTCAACTACACGCCGGAGCAGATCGCATGGTTCGAGGAGCAGGGGTATCGAGAGCACAAGGTGGTCGCGGAGCCGGGCGACTTGATCATTTGGGATTCGCGGCTGATTCACTACGGCGCGGAGCCTACACCCGAAAGCGATACCATCCGGACTATCACGTACGTGTCGTATGCGCCGGCCTCCTTTGCGACGAAGGAAGCCCTGGGTGCGAAGAAGCAGGCCTTTGAGAAGTGGCTGGCCACAACACATTGGCCGCACGACAACATCGTTCCGAGGACGAACCAACCGACTCTTCCGGACGGATCAGTCGACGCCAGAAGATCGGAGCCTCGGGAGAAGCCCGAGTTGACTGACAAGTTGCTGAAGCTGGCCGGAGTCGAGGCATACTAGAGATGGAACAATGATCGCTCTGTCTGTTATCGCCAGTCCGTTAGGCCAAAGAAGCAATGAACGTCTAATTTGGGTGTCAGTTCAACGGCGCCTAGGCTTAGGTCTCTTCTAAGTCCTTGATCCAACAATCGGCCCATATTACGAGACACCGTCGAAGACATCACCCAGTTTGAGTTGAATCTGTGGTTGACATCATCTGTTGTACTGGATTCCGTCAAAAGGTTTTTTATCAATTACAGGTCGAACAACTCGCGATGGATGCGTAGGCTATGTAACGGGTTTCATTCCTCAACTTCCAAGGATGCTTTACATTTTTTCCGCAATCAACGATATCTCAAGCCAATCCGTCCTTAATCAAGTTCAACCTTCTCAATCGAACTCAAGGCCCAGGTCACACGTGCGTGAGTCGTTGCGCTGCTGATAAATCCCTATCTCGGGGAAATTGACCGATGTCGGGACGGTAGCGGAGCTCCGGAGCCGGAAACCCTGGTCAGTTCCATCGCTCCAACCTATCAGTGTACGGATCCCTTATCAAAGGTCCTTCGCAACACATTCTCCCGCATCAAAACGACGTTTTCGACCGTCGAGACTTCGCAGCGCATCACTGGTGGTCAACGATCGCCTCTACTGACAAAACATAATATCCTTCTCAGAAGACCATCATGGGTGATATTCCGGATCAAGCAAGCCccttggccgaggacgtgCTCCTACTGCtcctctcggcggcggagaaccCGGCGTGGACCCGGAGGGTCTCGGAGCGCTTCCCCGGCCTCCAAGTCCGCTGGGTCGATAGCCGgaagcccggcggcggctacaCCCAGCCAGACGAGATCCCGGATGCGGTGTGGGACGGCGTCACCATCTTTTACTCGTACCTGCCCGCGTCCCCGAGCCGCATGTCCAAGGTCCGCTTCGTGCAGGTGTCgtccgccggcgtcgacaagTGGGTGGACCACGAGGTCTATAAGAACCCGGACGTTGCCTTCTGCACGACGAACGGGTGCCAGTCGTGAGTAAAGCCCGTCCGGTTTTGTtgtgaagggggggggggggggggggtggaggggagcCTTGAACCACCTACTGAGATGCCACACTCGGCAGGCCGCAGATCGCCGAATGGGTCATTGGAACCTGGCTATCAAGCCAGCATCACTTTTTGCGCTATGCCAACAACATGAAGGAGGGCTTCTGGGAGAGCCcgctggccgtcgaggtcgaggactCGGTCAACCTGCGGATGTAAGCCCGGACAACATCCCACCAATGGCTGTGAACGAATAGCCGCCTCTTGCAGTCCTGCTGACCAATGTACGATTCCCAGGGGCATCCTGGGCTACGGCGCCATCGGCCGCCAATGCGGCAAGATCGCGCAGGCGATGGGGATGGAGGTGTACGCCTACACGCGGAGCGAGCGGTCGACGCCCGCGTCCCGCAAGGACGACAGCTACTGCATccccggcaccggcgaccCGGACGGGCTGATTCCGACCAAGTGGTTCCACGGCGCGTCGAGGGAGTCCGTCAACGCCTTCCTGGCCCAggacctcgacatcctcgtcctGGGCCTGCCGCTGACCGAGGAGACCAGGGGGTTGTTCGGCAGGGAACAGTTCGAGATCCTGTCGAGGCGCAGGACCTTCGTCTCCAACATCGCCCGGGGCCCGCTGGTCCAGAACGACGCCCTcatcgaggccctcgagacGGGCAAGATCCGCGCCGCGGCGCTGGACGTGACGGATCCGGAGCCGCTTCCCAAGGACCACCCCTTGTGGAGGGCGCCCAACATCTTCATCACGCCCCATGTCAGCTGGAGGACGAAGGTGCATTGGGAGCGAGTGCTGGGTCTTCTGGAGGCGAACCTGGAGCGGCTTCACACGAGACAGCCTCTCATCAATGTTGTCAACAGGTCTCTGCACTACTAGCACTCGATGAGCATGGGAGCCCGAGAATCGAATAGAATAGAGTAGACAGATACGCGAGGTCCAAAAGTTTTGGCATTCCTGGCCTCATTGTCATGGACATGAAGACGTTTCCGACTAAGTGGTTTCAGCGAGACGACGATCTGGTTTGTGAATGTTGGCAACGTCGGAGCagggagatgaagaagacgagcCCAACAGCACTCGTAACCAGCATATTCGCGAGTTTGGATACAAGTGACGCAGACGTAGACAACGAAATACCTCCAGCGTACAAGGAACATGTAAGAAGTGAGCGTTAGATGCTTAATGACTGCAAACGTTGAACTCGTCCCTGTGACATAACAGATATCTGACTAAGACTTGTCAATCAATGAGAAGGTCAACTATCTGTAGCCTTCCAGCAACTTCACAAGATCAATCATCATGAGTATTCTGAGATGGAAGACCATAGGCTAGCCGCCCGCGTGACTTCGAAGCATCCATGACCAAACAGGCTTGGTTGAGCATGGCAGAGCATGGACGTCTTGCAACTGAGTTTGAAAACTTCACCCACGTGCTGCGCACTGAAACCTACCAGAAGGCTCATGAAAGCGTAGTTGAGTTTAAGTCAGTCCAACACAACAGAGATATCGTCCGAACTATTTCTCACCAAAAGTCAGCCACAGGCGTTCGTCGAGTAGTCTTTCACGTAGCAAACCCAAACCAAACCACAACATCTCCTCTCTCTAACCCCCCCTTTCATATCACCATTGACACATAGTCTATTTTGCAGCTCTATATCTGACCTCGAGTCATCCTGCTCCCGGCATCCGTCGTCGTAAAACCGGAACAGAACCCCCTCTCCTCGAGCGGGTCCGTCGCGACGACTTCTCGTCCGATCATCAACCTCCGGTTTCAGTCGACTTGTCGCGGCGGAGCTTCCCCAACCGCATCCGACTCTCGCCTCAACTTTTCTAACCCTTTTGAAAGTTTACATAAGTGAAAAAGTGCGGCTGCCGCTTGCTGTCAAGACCACACCCTCTCGCCCAGCTCAATTCTCTAGTCTACTCTTATCTCAACCTCGCCTTCAACTACAACACCAAAAAACCCCAACTACACTACTACCCAGCTCAATACCCCAAACACTCAAGCCAGAGGTacaaccaacaacaccacaaAGTCCAAAGATGAACGGCACAACCGCCCCTCAAACCCTCAAAGATCTCCCCGAGATCTACTGCCGCGCCTGGGCCGCCCGCGACCCCTCCCcgctcctcgccctcttcgccccGGACGCCGTCATGACCGACCACGGCGCCCAGATCCACGTGCCCTACGCCTTCCTCGAGCGCCACCACCGGCACTGGAACGGCGCGCACAAGGACTTCGAGGTCTATCTCGACCCGCGGTACCCCGTCTACTGGggggccgagacggacgccggcggcagcggcaacaacaacggctACTGCAGCTTCCGCACCGTCAACCGGGGCGTCTTTGTCAACGACCTCGGACGGCGCAAGGCCACGGGCTTGCCGTTCGAGTACTCGGGCGTCATCGATTTGAAGCTCAGGGGCGGCAAGATCGTGCAGGCGGACGAGTGGTTAAGGGTTCCGTTCGAGGATAGCGTGTCGCCAGACAAGTACATCACCATCTCCGAGGAGAGTCTGAAAGGCGTCATGAGAAAGGAACTTCACAAGGATGACTGAGTTTGGCATTAAAGGTCGGCCGGGTGCTCAATACAGTGAGGCTACGGCGAGAAAATCAAGTCTCGGGTAAAGACATAACTTTGATGATTGGAGACGTAAGCTAATTACTAGATAGATACGGTCATGATGAGCATGTACAATCGTGCGCCAGGGCCGTCATCTACGTCCCTCATAGATTAAAATACGTATCAAATGTGTACGAGGACGACCACATTGAGGTTGTCTAGAATGAAGAATAAATTTCGCTTTTAGATCCAAGAGCCCAAGCTCTCCAAAAAGGGGTATCATCGCCAAAGTCCACTCTCTCTAAACGACGTTTCCGCGCACCTGCTTGATCGTCTTGACGTTGATGTTGCGCCACATGGCGACGCAGCCCAAGGCGCCAACCAGGAAGCAGACACTGGTGATGAGCATGATGCGCTGAGAATCGCCGTAGGCGTGCTGAATACCAATGCGCTCGGGGCTACCGACCTCGTAGCTGAGCTGGGTGATGAGGTCGCCGTAGATGGTGTCAACGGGGGTGCCGGGTGGGGTGTACTTGGTGATGTTCTTCTTGAAAGTGCTGGTCCagatggcggtggcgacggtgTAACCGACAGTGCTGCCGATGCTGCCAAAGAGATCGAGAATGGCCATGATGACAGCAACGTGCTGGTGGTCGGAAGGCGACAACATAGCCATCTCACCACAGATAACAATGGGACCGCCAGCAAAGGCGACGAAGATCTGCGTCATGATGATGTATCCGACGGGTTGATCGGGCTGGCGGAAGTGAATCATCAAACCGACGCCGAGCATCATCAGCGGGACGAGGAAGTACAGAGCAAACGGCTTGAAGCGTCCAGTCTTGTAGATCAGGGCCGAaatgatgatggagaagaagcaagAGCCGGTGCGGTAAATGTTGCTGATGTAggtggcctcctcgacggtcGTGTTCCAAACAACCATGAGCATCGAGTTGAAGAAGGAACCCCAGACGGCcgagttgaagaagacgaagacaaACATCaagccgccgaagaagacggtccTGTCCAACAGGAGCTTGTACGGGATGAAGGTGACGGGTGCCAGGAACTTCTCGTACACGACGAATCCAATGATGAGACAGaagccgatgacgatgaaaGCAATGATCATGGGCGACCGCCATCCTTCGGTTTGGTACGAGAAGATGTTGAACGGcaaaaggaagaaggccaTGCCAGCGGCGAGGATCAAGATGCCGAgagcgtcgacgtcgacgaggaactTGACAACCTTGGTGGCAGAAATGTTCCTGATGGATCCACGGCCGTCAATGAtgcccatcttcttcgccttgtGCTGGTTCCAGAGGAAGAGCAGAACGAGAGGCCCAACAACGGCAGGAGCCACAATGGACCACATGCCCATGCCCCAGCGCCAGCCAATGCCGTTCTTCTTGAGGATACTGTTGGTGATGGGACCGGCGGCCCAGGTGGTGAAGATGTACGGGGAAGTCGCAAAGGAGAGCATGAGAGCTCTGCTCTTGAGGCTCGAAGTGTCAGCGATGAAGATGGTGATGCAGTAGCTAATGCCCTGGGATCTGTGGTATCCATGTTAGAAAATGTCgtgcttttttttttgattCAATGGAGAAGACTTACCCGACAGCGTAGAAAACCTGGGCAGCGGCGTAGGTCTCGACATTCTTGCAGGCAGCCATCATGATAAAGCCAAGGATCCAGCTGATGAGCATCAAGCTGAGGCCCTGGGGACGGCCCCAAGTGTCAAGGATCTTAGCCAGAGGCAGCTTGATGAGACCAGCGATAAGAGTCGACATGACGCCGGTAGTCGCCGTCAGCGAGTGGAAGGCAAAGCTACTGGTGACGAAGGGCGACAAGACACGCATGGAGACTTCCTGGATAGAGGTGACAACGTAGAAGAGCCAAATGCTATCGGTGTTGTTAGGCTTCGTTGCTCCATGATCGTGGCATCACGATAGATAGACTTACAGAACGTAGGCGGCAATCAGATCGCGCTTGGTCCAGACAGCAGtcatggcctcgaccttggcaACACCGGCCTGAACATTCTTTCCGATAGGCTCATCATCGCTGGACCGGTCGCCGGGGTgctcgcccgtcttctcgtcgtaGGCGGGCGTCGCCGGGTCGGCGGTGACATGCTCCTCAGGAGCCTTCTTGGTGAAAAGCCCCATGGTGTTGGAAAGAGTCCGTTATCCGTAAACAGGACGGTCTGTCGTCGAGGTATCTGACTGGACTGTGCCGTGACTATGGCGGTGACCaggctcgagggcgtcaaaGCAACAGATCGTCGAGGGTGCCTTCCTGTTGTCGATGAAAGAGATGAAGCCGAGGGATGTGAGGCAGAGACCGGGCGGACAGGGCTGCCTCTATGTATGCAACGCAGAGTCGAGCGGGACCgtcagcagcggcggcggcagggtTGCAGGGTGGGgatccatcatccatgcAACGGCCATCGGCTCGGCGATGTGAGTCGACGGATGCCACCTCTGCCTATGTGGTGTAGGGGTCGTCGGTCGGAGCTGAGCTAGCTCTCCACTCGCACAAAGCGCGGTGGCACCAACTCGTTCGTGTACAAAGATGGATGCTCCGGGGTGTCCACCACGACCAAAAGAACCTTTACACGTCGGAGTGGGCGCTGAAGAGTGGGTGTGGAAAGATAGACGGACAGCCTAcaggacagacagacagagacccacggggggggggtttcaAGGGTCAAGTTGggttggtggcggcggcggccgaagTCGACTCAGAATGGTGCGTGTTGGAGCTGGAACTTGAAAAGGGTCCAAAAAGTAGCCAAACCTCGCAGTGTATCCGTAGATCCCAGCCGAAAAAGAATCGGGCCATGTCGGGGGGCACTGGGACACAGGCGCTACGATTCGATGGTTGAGCGCGAATTACGAAATGGCGTCGACAAAACCACCTGGCGGCCCTGGTCGGGGGTCTTTGGGCGACTCGGACGATGTGGGGACAGGCGGCAAGGAATGCCTCGGAAGAAGactccaagaagaagaccaagaaATGGCTCCAACGGTCCAAGGGCTGGGCTGCAGGAGACGACGCAAAGGGCACTGGACAGAACCGGCGAGGTTCGAATCATGTAGGTGTGTCATGAGCGGCAGTGTACAGATAGATATTGGAACCAATGTGCCGAAAGAAGTCTTAGTTGCAGGTCGGTTAACGCTCTCGGCTTTGATGGTCGTGGAACGTTGGAGGAATGGAATGGTGGTGGCATCGTGGCATCGGCGCGCGCGGGACGCAGGACGAAGGACCTCCTCACATGCCAGCGTGTTGGGTGGGAAATGGCTCGTCTCGTTGCAGGCTGGGAACCATACGCCCAGTTGGCCCACCACCTCTGTGAGCTGCGGCCCCTGGGCCGGTGGGCTTGGGGGGATCGTCGCCCGATGTGCGCTCATGATGTGTCCTAGTCTACCCTGTAGGAATACTTAGGGTGTGCTTCCCGTGGCAAGGAACGAGACAAAGTGGTAGGTATCTACGCACGTTGGTGTCTGTATTCGAAGTCGTGAGATGGTAACATTCACCCCTGGTCACCTCGTCtacctcttcctctctctctccctctctctctccctctctctctcgctctctccccCTTTGTCTCGCTCTCATTCTCGTCCTATGTAAAGCCAACGATGTAGGGC containing:
- a CDS encoding Putative phytanoyl-CoA dioxygenase, giving the protein MSGATWQKDFEKNGFAVIPSVIPRDKAAHYQNQAFAWLQSFDNPALDLANLATWTPGNLPFISGINTFNHYGVVHEKFMWDIRQEQGVIDVFAKVWGTDELIVSFDALNITLPRRPDHAPRQKWPHVDQSPYRKGLECVQGIVNLSRAGPEDGGLTVYPGTHKVTESFFRDHTDRAQWTRKDFFNYTPEQIAWFEEQGYREHKVVAEPGDLIIWDSRLIHYGAEPTPESDTIRTITYVSYAPASFATKEALGAKKQAFEKWLATTHWPHDNIVPRTNQPTLPDGSVDARRSEPREKPELTDKLLKLAGVEAY
- a CDS encoding Putative NTF2-like domain superfamily protein → MNGTTAPQTLKDLPEIYCRAWAARDPSPLLALFAPDAVMTDHGAQIHVPYAFLERHHRHWNGAHKDFEVYLDPRYPVYWGAETDAGGSGNNNGYCSFRTVNRGVFVNDLGRRKATGLPFEYSGVIDLKLRGGKIVQADEWLRVPFEDSVSPDKYITISEESLKGVMRKELHKDD
- a CDS encoding Putative MFS transporter superfamily codes for the protein MGLFTKKAPEEHVTADPATPAYDEKTGEHPGDRSSDDEPIGKNVQAGVAKVEAMTAVWTKRDLIAAYVLIWLFYVVTSIQEVSMRVLSPFVTSSFAFHSLTATTGVMSTLIAGLIKLPLAKILDTWGRPQGLSLMLISWILGFIMMAACKNVETYAAAQVFYAVGSQGISYCITIFIADTSSLKSRALMLSFATSPYIFTTWAAGPITNSILKKNGIGWRWGMGMWSIVAPAVVGPLVLLFLWNQHKAKKMGIIDGRGSIRNISATKVVKFLVDVDALGILILAAGMAFFLLPFNIFSYQTEGWRSPMIIAFIVIGFCLIIGFVVYEKFLAPVTFIPYKLLLDRTVFFGGLMFVFVFFNSAVWGSFFNSMLMVVWNTTVEEATYISNIYRTGSCFFSIIISALIYKTGRFKPFALYFLVPLMMLGVGLMIHFRQPDQPVGYIIMTQIFVAFAGGPIVICGEMAMLSPSDHQHVAVIMAILDLFGSIGSTVGYTVATAIWTSTFKKNITKYTPPGTPVDTIYGDLITQLSYEVGSPERIGIQHAYGDSQRIMLITSVCFLVGALGCVAMWRNINVKTIKQVRGNVV
- a CDS encoding Putative D-isomer specific 2-hydroxyacid dehydrogenase, NAD-binding domain-containing protein is translated as MGDIPDQASPLAEDVLLLLLSAAENPAWTRRVSERFPGLQVRWVDSRKPGGGYTQPDEIPDAVWDGVTIFYSYLPASPSRMSKVRFVQVSSAGVDKWVDHEVYKNPDVAFCTTNGCQSPQIAEWVIGTWLSSQHHFLRYANNMKEGFWESPLAVEVEDSVNLRMGILGYGAIGRQCGKIAQAMGMEVYAYTRSERSTPASRKDDSYCIPGTGDPDGLIPTKWFHGASRESVNAFLAQDLDILVLGLPLTEETRGLFGREQFEILSRRRTFVSNIARGPLVQNDALIEALETGKIRAAALDVTDPEPLPKDHPLWRAPNIFITPHVSWRTKVHWERVLGLLEANLERLHTRQPLINVVNRSLHY